The Muricauda sp. SCSIO 65647 genome includes a region encoding these proteins:
- a CDS encoding reprolysin-like metallopeptidase, translating into MFLGWFSLSAQDGYWKLLPPQSAKSTVVKHDDELKNAHYFSLDEAMFAKTLHATDQISIEVFYPLEDGSLGRFQLRETPVFHEELARKYPSIKSYTGINADGTARLRLSFSHKGVQGMCVDLQTRSISFLQKLGGSKNTYLAYQRDKEALRDDSFVCNTMPMARDMGNFPNVLVDDQTLRKFRIAVSATGEYTDYHGGTVVDALAAINATLTRVNEVFETDLAVTLELVPSNDQVIFTDAETDPYNGGLNAQVQNTLTTIIGEANYDVGHLFHKDNDNGNAGFIGSVCVDNRKGSAFASAETPEGDNFDLDYVAHELGHQFGANHTWSFESEGSDVQAEPASGTSIMGYAGIVGDNNVAPNGDDYFHYYSIVQIIDYLQTANCAETTVLTNAPPTVAPLQNYTIPKSTAFVLTANATDSDSGDVLTYTWEQIDSGVVTTETFGPENPSGANFRSLPPTTDPERYFPRLSEVAQGNLTQTDPPLNSAWETVSEIQRDLNFALTVRDNAAGGGQVVTATTSVSVINAAGPFEVLSQATGELYAAGSVQTVTWSVANTDVEPINAEKVDIFLSVDGGSSFPIQIADDVLNDGSAEVLLPSTGTDMARIMVKASDNIFFAVNSANFTIQEAQVVLDFESLEVETCQPNDLITSFVYDTSGGFNEVSTFTADAPTGLDVSFSPSTATADDTNVQVTFSNTGAVTEGNYPVTITSTAASVTQEVVLQVNLYDGTFEEVVLLEPMDFAVDTPVNPLFTWQDSPAHTSYDIEIATDVAFTDIVEAATISFNKYRSALLQPETVYYWRVKPKNGCGEGPFGTPFGFTTTLVDCESRDADDLPLEIRSDEATTISSSITILEDLSVADVNVSLELNHTFLEDLVINLISPSGTKVALVSKSCGNMNNINAVFDDDGNDISCGGDPAISGVVKPLGELASFAGESSLGTWVLEIEDTASSDGGSLQSFSLEICAEGTFRPDEDEDGVFDDGDDLCLGTPKGAEVDTSGCQVHRFATDNFTLQIQSESCRSNNDASISISAIDTSIDYTAVLSGNGLSDTANFNDTHDFQNLQAGDYTLCITGTIDTKVYQEQCFDLMVDEPDVLSVSSKLLIDARQVSLTLGGAVFYNVEVNGIVTQTTENELLIGLKKGLNTLKISSALPCQGIYEETFVVGTAPIVFPNPTRNNISVYYDAGNLPYEIKVFASDGQLVRNQSVNGENLQVDVTLSGLPSGVYYLEVSAKGYRQTQKVIKR; encoded by the coding sequence GAAGTTTTTTATCCATTGGAGGATGGGAGCCTGGGCCGCTTTCAATTAAGGGAAACCCCGGTGTTTCATGAAGAATTGGCACGTAAATACCCATCCATAAAATCGTACACGGGAATAAATGCAGATGGTACGGCCAGATTACGCCTCAGTTTTTCCCATAAGGGTGTTCAGGGCATGTGCGTTGATCTACAGACCCGTAGTATATCTTTTTTGCAGAAATTGGGCGGTTCAAAAAATACATATCTTGCCTATCAACGCGATAAAGAAGCATTGCGCGATGATTCTTTTGTATGCAATACCATGCCGATGGCTCGCGACATGGGAAATTTTCCGAATGTTTTAGTCGACGACCAAACCCTAAGAAAATTTCGAATTGCGGTCTCGGCCACGGGTGAGTATACTGACTATCATGGCGGAACGGTGGTTGATGCCCTTGCGGCCATCAATGCGACACTGACCCGTGTCAATGAGGTTTTTGAGACCGATTTGGCCGTAACGCTTGAACTGGTGCCAAGTAATGATCAGGTCATTTTTACCGATGCCGAGACCGATCCCTATAATGGGGGTTTGAATGCACAGGTGCAAAATACACTCACGACCATTATCGGTGAGGCCAATTATGACGTAGGGCATTTGTTCCATAAAGACAATGATAATGGAAATGCGGGCTTTATCGGTTCGGTCTGCGTTGACAATCGAAAGGGCAGTGCCTTTGCTTCTGCCGAAACGCCCGAGGGCGATAATTTCGATTTAGATTATGTTGCCCATGAACTGGGGCACCAATTTGGCGCCAACCATACGTGGTCATTCGAGTCAGAAGGCAGCGATGTACAGGCCGAACCGGCCAGTGGTACTTCCATCATGGGGTATGCGGGTATTGTTGGGGACAATAATGTGGCACCTAATGGAGACGATTACTTTCACTATTACAGTATCGTACAGATTATCGATTATCTGCAAACGGCGAACTGTGCCGAGACCACTGTTTTGACGAATGCACCTCCCACGGTTGCCCCACTGCAAAACTATACGATTCCGAAATCGACTGCTTTTGTATTGACAGCGAATGCCACAGATTCTGATTCTGGTGATGTACTGACCTATACTTGGGAGCAAATTGATAGCGGTGTGGTCACGACCGAAACTTTTGGTCCCGAAAATCCGAGTGGAGCAAATTTTAGATCCTTGCCGCCCACTACAGATCCTGAGCGTTATTTTCCAAGACTTTCTGAAGTGGCACAGGGCAATTTGACGCAAACCGACCCACCCCTTAATTCGGCATGGGAAACTGTTTCAGAAATACAGCGTGACCTAAATTTTGCGTTGACCGTTCGTGATAATGCAGCTGGTGGTGGGCAGGTGGTAACGGCCACCACAAGCGTATCTGTAATCAATGCGGCAGGTCCCTTTGAAGTACTTTCGCAGGCCACTGGTGAACTATATGCTGCGGGCAGTGTACAAACGGTTACATGGAGTGTTGCCAATACCGATGTTGAACCGATAAATGCAGAAAAGGTCGATATATTCTTGTCTGTGGACGGGGGCAGTTCTTTCCCCATTCAAATTGCCGATGATGTGTTGAACGATGGCAGTGCAGAAGTGCTGTTGCCATCAACTGGTACTGATATGGCCCGTATCATGGTCAAGGCCAGTGACAATATTTTCTTTGCCGTGAATTCGGCCAATTTTACCATTCAAGAGGCCCAGGTGGTACTGGATTTTGAGAGCCTTGAAGTTGAAACCTGTCAGCCCAATGATTTGATAACGTCTTTTGTGTATGATACGTCAGGCGGTTTCAATGAGGTCTCGACCTTCACGGCCGATGCCCCGACAGGTCTCGATGTTTCTTTTTCGCCATCCACCGCTACTGCTGATGATACAAACGTTCAGGTGACTTTTTCGAATACGGGGGCGGTGACCGAGGGCAACTATCCCGTCACCATCACATCAACAGCGGCGTCGGTGACCCAAGAGGTAGTGCTTCAAGTGAATCTCTATGACGGTACTTTTGAAGAAGTGGTCTTGCTCGAACCGATGGATTTTGCAGTTGACACGCCCGTAAATCCATTGTTCACATGGCAAGACAGCCCTGCCCATACCTCATATGATATTGAAATCGCTACCGATGTCGCCTTTACCGATATTGTTGAAGCTGCAACGATATCGTTCAATAAATACCGTTCTGCTTTGCTGCAACCAGAGACCGTTTATTATTGGCGCGTGAAGCCCAAGAATGGTTGTGGTGAGGGCCCGTTTGGTACTCCATTTGGGTTTACGACCACATTGGTCGATTGTGAAAGTAGGGATGCCGATGACCTACCATTGGAAATTCGTTCAGATGAAGCCACAACCATTTCCTCATCGATTACCATTCTTGAAGATTTATCAGTGGCCGATGTAAATGTTTCGTTAGAACTCAATCACACTTTTTTGGAAGATTTGGTCATAAATTTGATATCTCCCTCGGGCACCAAGGTGGCACTCGTATCAAAATCATGCGGCAATATGAACAACATCAATGCTGTTTTTGATGATGATGGCAATGACATCTCATGTGGCGGTGACCCTGCTATCAGTGGCGTAGTGAAACCATTGGGTGAATTGGCTTCGTTTGCGGGCGAATCATCGCTGGGCACCTGGGTACTTGAAATCGAAGATACGGCAAGTTCTGATGGCGGCTCGTTGCAATCGTTTTCATTGGAAATTTGTGCCGAAGGAACTTTCAGGCCCGATGAGGATGAAGACGGTGTCTTTGATGATGGGGACGATCTTTGCCTGGGCACACCAAAAGGGGCCGAGGTTGATACCAGCGGTTGTCAAGTGCATCGATTCGCAACTGATAATTTCACCCTACAGATTCAAAGTGAGAGTTGTAGAAGCAATAATGATGCATCGATTTCGATTTCGGCCATAGATACCTCGATCGACTATACGGCCGTTCTCAGTGGCAATGGCCTAAGCGATACGGCTAATTTCAATGATACCCATGATTTTCAGAATCTACAGGCGGGCGATTATACACTTTGCATTACAGGTACAATAGATACCAAGGTCTATCAAGAGCAGTGCTTTGATTTGATGGTCGATGAGCCCGATGTACTCTCTGTGAGCTCGAAACTCCTTATCGATGCACGACAGGTATCCTTAACATTGGGAGGAGCGGTTTTCTACAATGTTGAAGTTAACGGAATTGTGACACAAACCACAGAAAATGAACTGTTGATCGGTTTGAAGAAGGGGTTGAATACCCTAAAAATTTCTTCGGCATTACCCTGTCAGGGTATTTACGAAGAGACTTTCGTAGTAGGTACTGCGCCCATAGTATTTCCCAATCCGACAAGAAACAACATATCTGTATATTATGATGCGGGAAATCTGCCGTATGAGATAAAGGTGTTTGCTTCAGACGGGCAATTGGTTCGAAATCAATCTGTAAATGGCGAAAACCTTCAAGTAGATGTGACATTGTCTGGCTTGCCTTCGGGAGTATATTATTTGGAGGTTTCCGCAAAAGGTTATAGACAGACCCAAAAAGTGATCAAGCGATGA